The DNA sequence TTTTTTTATAATTTTCATTAGCGCGGTACCACTCAAGCATGACGAATTGCTTCCTGTGAGTTGAGCTGTTTGGCTCATCGCGAAAACAATAACTCATGGTAAATACCTTTTCGAGACCTTCTTGAAGTAATTCCTTCATGTGAAATTCAGGGGATGTATGAAGGTAGAGCTCGTGGGTCTTATTTTGATGCACAGAGTGAATCGCAAAAGGGTGGATGTGTACTTCCATTCCTGGGTTTTCCACAATTGGCGGTGTCAGCACATCCATGAAGCCATCTTTATTGAAAAAATTTCGAATTGCTTGTTGTAGATGAAATAGTTCGATCTTATTTGTCATTTTCACGCCAATTTTCGCCTTAAATATTGATTTTTATGCCTACATATCATATCTCTTAAACACACAAAATGGAGAATATATTATGTTGCAACTCGTTGCTCTTTTACAGTCTTGGGCGGATCAGGCCCAGCTAAATATGACAATCACAGTCGAAATGGCATATGCATTTATCGCACTATGCTCAGCACTTGGAATTAGTGGATTTTCAGGTGTTTTCTTTCTTTTAAAACCTAAGGCCCGGCCCCAACTTCCTGAAGTCACTGAAGTTAAGGAAGAGGTGACTACTGAAGCTGTTGAGGCGCCTGAGGGTGAAGCCAAGGAAGCACCAAAAGATGAGCCTAAACCGGCTCCAGTTCCTGAAAAATCTTGGAAAGATCGTCTTACAAAAGGTTTAAGCCATTCTCGTGATGGTGTTTGGGGGAAGATTGGTAGCCTATTTTCTGGCGGTGGACTTGATGAAGATGCACTTGAGGAAGTAGAGGAACTTCTTTACGGAGCAGACCTAGGACCTAAGGCAACAGGTGAATTAATTGAGTCACTTGAGGAGAAGGCCAAGAGTTCTGACTTTGATGAGGCACAATTTAAAGCGTATATTAAAGAGTTCTTAAAAAATAAAATGGCCGAAGTTCAATCAAGAAACGAAGGTGACTTATTTGAATTTTCTGGCAATAGCACTGGCATGCCAAAAGTCATAATGGTTGTTGGTGTTAATGGTGCAGGTAAAACGACAACAATTGGAAAACTTGCAACGAAGCTTACACAACAAGGTGCGAAAGTAGTTGTTGGGGCCTGTGATACGTTTAGGGCCGCGGCCGTTGATCAACTTCAGGTATGGTGTGAGAGGGCAGGCGCAACAATGATTCGTGCAAAAGAAGGGGCCAATCCAAGTGGTGTAGGCTACGATGCCCTGCAAACTGCGATTAATGAAAAAGCCGATTACTGCATTCTTGATACAGCTGGCCGCCTACATACTGCAGGTAATTTGATGGAAGAGTTATCAAAGAGTAAGGCAGTATTAAAAAAATTGATGGAGGATGCGCCTCATCATACATTACTGGTAATTGATGCAATTACTGGTCAAAACGCAATCCGCCAAGCTGAGGAGTTTCACAAGGCACTTGACCTAACAGGTCTTGTATTTACAAAATGCGATGGTTCTTCAAAAGCGGGAAGTGCAATTTCCATTGTTGATAGTCTACAAATTCCAATTACCTATATTGGTGTTGGAGAGAATGTCGAAGACTTGAGTGTGTTTAACTTAGATGAATATCTTGACGCACTGGTAGGTAATTGATTGATTGACTGAAATCCTTTGTAGGACTACAATTAAATAACTATGGATATAAGTACGGAAGTAAAAGAATATCAAATTTTAGGTCATAACTTTAGACTCAAAGAGTCTAATGAAGATGAGATTGTTTCAGCAACTGAAATTGTTGAGTATGTTGAATCAATCGCAAGTAATATTCGCCAAAAGGCACCTTCAATTTCTGACTCACAATTAGCAGCTTTAGTTGCACTTGAGTTAGCAAAAGAAAAGCTATCTTTAGAAAGGGAATACAGAAGTGAGATTAGCGAAGTTAAGTCTCTCTCTGATAATGCACT is a window from the Bacteriovorax sp. BAL6_X genome containing:
- the zapA gene encoding cell division protein ZapA — translated: MDISTEVKEYQILGHNFRLKESNEDEIVSATEIVEYVESIASNIRQKAPSISDSQLAALVALELAKEKLSLEREYRSEISEVKSLSDNALKLIEEALPKTH
- the ftsY gene encoding signal recognition particle-docking protein FtsY; protein product: MLQLVALLQSWADQAQLNMTITVEMAYAFIALCSALGISGFSGVFFLLKPKARPQLPEVTEVKEEVTTEAVEAPEGEAKEAPKDEPKPAPVPEKSWKDRLTKGLSHSRDGVWGKIGSLFSGGGLDEDALEEVEELLYGADLGPKATGELIESLEEKAKSSDFDEAQFKAYIKEFLKNKMAEVQSRNEGDLFEFSGNSTGMPKVIMVVGVNGAGKTTTIGKLATKLTQQGAKVVVGACDTFRAAAVDQLQVWCERAGATMIRAKEGANPSGVGYDALQTAINEKADYCILDTAGRLHTAGNLMEELSKSKAVLKKLMEDAPHHTLLVIDAITGQNAIRQAEEFHKALDLTGLVFTKCDGSSKAGSAISIVDSLQIPITYIGVGENVEDLSVFNLDEYLDALVGN